One window of Silurus meridionalis isolate SWU-2019-XX chromosome 9, ASM1480568v1, whole genome shotgun sequence genomic DNA carries:
- the lins1 gene encoding protein Lines homolog 1, producing the protein MDAQHADLHAVFTHVQSGIVPAMSTDEFVTHISSGINHSLNMSLQSPHSMTSREAERTLMFLTLTGKIISKLSSQSLPRDVCVFYDEVIKRLFGVCNLTADIVRLMKCQDRILSHLAAKCMASFVIYNIGNNIGSNPTWKASFIETFQIAFPSCTLDTHLWALTEVMKRVLKLDCVNKQEILIKVLSDFESSITSLYAKLLFQENPQNTHAAENDRDAAEVELSVCALLDLVEVLVAARLWHGLCSPVQRLAFLQTSALIRLTLSNSKEFVKKRALLLVKRILVQRAGEEWGFAENHSKVHDEEYPSDLLLMAEAVLQEVEAGWLRKFRVKNGPSFFGGNKVDGELKDAVMLRAVSLILIKCLEIRTRHVSTQGAHCAFDIRPCLMELLAFLQQQVVQVKEVTHLCSWILVVFADQDDDLIESAKVLITLYLHQKSLSSSDPAACEWGCNPHCHFILLLRSLSFDHTVLLDFLISNETCFLEYCVLYLKHLHSHWQDFCTACCHNENSDTDTHTLTHPHFSEASVASQPHDDPKAKVAGFRPSLVDYECSEDSEDEDRMRKNAEEPVAEINIRKKGEQAVSGSSDTPKIIYTTSHESLSEKVVKCLTDLRNVINRLHSRGLFPYNPSSLLKLLLDVETKGHLKNAAQNK; encoded by the exons atggaTGCCCAACACGCCGATCTGCATGCTGTGTTCACCCATGTACAGTCTGGAATCGTTCCTGCTATGAGCACTGATGAGTTTGTAACTCACATCTCATCAGGCATAAACCATTCTTTGAACATGTCACTACAATCTCCACACAGTATGACAAGTAGGGAGGCAGAGAGGACTCTCATGTTCCTTACACTCACTGGGAAAATCATCTCCAAGCTGTCTTCACAAAGTCTGCCTCgagatgtttgtgtgttctaTGATGAGGTCATAAAGAGACTCTTTGGGGTCTGTAATCTGACAGCTGATATT GTGCGTCTGATGAAATGCCAGGACAGGATCTTGTCTCATTTAGCTGCAAAATGCATGGCTTCTTTTGTCATATATAACATTGGTAATAAT ATTGGTAGTAACCCTACATGGAAGGCATCGTTCATAGAAACCTTTCAGATTGCGTTTCCAAGCTGCACCCTGGACACACACCTGTGGGCTTTGACAGAAGTGATGAAGAGGGTGCTGAAGTTAGACTGCGTTAACAAGCAAG AGATTTTAATAAAAGTTCTTTCTGATTTCGAGTCCTCGATCACATCCTTGTATGCAAAGCTGCTTTTTCAAGAGAATCCCCAAAATACACACGCGGCAGAAAATGACCGAGACGCTGCCGAGGTAGAGCTCAGTGTATGTGCACTCCTAGACCTTGTTGAAGTCCTCGTTGCTGCGAGGCTGTGGCACGGCCTCTGCTCCCCCGTTCAGAGACTGGCGTTCCTCCAGACTTCAGCACTCATTCGTCTGACGCTGTCCAACAGCAAGGAATTTGTAAAGAAGCGAGCACTGCTTTTGGTGAAGCGGATTCTTGTTCAGAGAGCAGGGGAGGAATGGGGTTTTGCTGAAAATCACTCTAAAGTGCATGATGAGGAGTATCCTTCTGATTTGCTGCTGATGGCTGAGGCTGTTCTTCAGGAAGTGGAAGCTGGTTGGCTCCGGAAGTTCCGTGTAAAAAATGGGCCGAGTTTCTTTGGTGGGAACAAAGTGGATGGGGAATTGAAAGATGCTGTGATGCTCAGGGCTGTAAGCCTGATTCTGATCAAGTGTCTGGAGATTAGAACTCGCCATGTTTCCACTCAAG GAGCTCATTGTGCCTTTGATATCCGGCCTTGTCTTATGGAACTGCTGGCTTTTCTCCAACAGCAAGTGGTTCAGGTTAAAGAGGTTACGCATCTCTGCTCTTGGATCTTGGTGGTGTTCGCAGACCAGGATGATGACCTGATAGAATCAGCCAAGGTTTTAATTACCTTGTATTTACATCAGAAAAG tcTGAGTTCCTCAGATCCTGCAGCATGTGAGTGGGGTTGCAACCCTCATTGTCACTTTATCCTTCTACTCCGAAGTCTCTCTTTTGACCATACTGTCCTCTTAGACTTCCTCATTTCTAATGAAACCTGCTTCTTGGAGTATTGCGTCCTTTACCTGAAGCACTTACACAGCCACTGGCAAGATTTCTGTACTGCATGTTGTCATAATGAAAACTCAGacactgacacacatacactgacccACCCACATTTTTCTGAAGCATCAGTAGCATCACAACCTCATGATGACCCGAAGGCTAAAGTTGCTGGATTCAGGCCCAGTCTGGTGGATTATGAGTGCTCAGAGGATTCTGAAGACGAGGACAGAatgagaaagaatgctgaggaaccAGTAGCAGAGATCAACattagaaaaaaaggagaacagGCTGTGTCTGGATCATCAGACACACCAAAGATCATTTATACCACCTCCCATGAGAGTTTGAGTGAGAAGGTTGTCAAGTGCCTTACAGATTTAAGGAATGTTATCAACCGACTTCACAGCAGGGGACTATTCCCATACAACCCCAGTTCTCTTCTTAAATTGTTGCTAGATGTTGAGACTAAAGGTCACTTGAAAAACGcagcacaaaataaataa
- the asb7 gene encoding ankyrin repeat and SOCS box protein 7 isoform X1 — MPDEMFLTFLQLEVRCCLGWTESCPQNTKGLSGLVCINQREAGVAAQCNRMLNHHFRRNPDLQEELQIQAAVAAGDVYTVRKMLEQGYSPKIRDANGWTLLHFSAAKGKERCVRVFLEHGADPTVKDFIGGFTALHYAAMHGRARIARLMLESEHRGDIINAKSNDGWTPLHVAAHYGRDSFVRLLLEFHADVDPLSDKGTTPLQLAIIRERSSCVRLLLDHHANIDVQNGFLLRYAVIKGNHAYCRMFLQRGADTNLGRVEDGQTPLHLSALRDDVLCAQLLYSYGADTNTRNYEGQTPAAVSASMSRASRPCLDFLQEVTRQPRTLQDMCRIKIRQCIGLQSLKFLEDLPIAKVMKDYLKHKFDNV; from the exons ATGCCTGATGAGAT GTTTTTGACCTTTCTGCAACTAGAAGTTCGATGCTGCTTGGGCTGGACTGAATCATGCCCCCAAAACACAAAGGGCCTTTCTGGACTGGTGTGCATTAATCAAag GGAAGCAGGAGTGGCTGCGCAATGTAACAGGATGCTGAACCATCACTTCAGAAGGAACCCGGACCTACAGGAGGAGCTGCAGATCCAGGCGGCGGTGGCAGCTGGAGATGTCTACACCGTGCGCAAGATGCTGGAGCAGGGCTACTCGCCCAAGATCAGGGACGCCAACGGCTGGACTCTGCTGCATTTCTCTGCTGCTAAGGGCAAGGAGCGCTGCGTCCGTGTCTTCCTCGAGCACGGAG CGGACCCAACAGTAAAGGACTTCATTGGCGGTTTCACGGCGCTGCACTACGCCGCCATGCACGGACGCGCTCGCATCGCTCGCCTCATGCTGGAATCGGAGCATCGCGGTGACATCATCAACGCCAAGAGCAACGACGGCTGGACGCCGCTACACGTTGCTGCACACTACGGACGTGACTCGTTTGTGCGCCTGCTCTTAGAGTTCCATGCGGACGTAGACCCGCTGAGCGACAAGGGCACTACCCCACTGCAGCTGGCCATCATCCGAGAGCGCTCGAGCTGCGTGCGGCTGCTGCTCGACCACCACGCCAACATCGACGTGCAGAACGGCTTCCTGCTGCGCTACGCGGTCATCAAGGGCAACCACGCGTACTGCCGCATGTTCCTACAACGCGGCGCAGACACCAACCTCGGACGCGTAGAGGACGGTCAGACACCGCTTCACCTCTCAGCTCTGCGTGACGATGTGCTCTGTGCCCAGCTCCTCTACTCCTATGGTgctgacacaaacacacgcaaTTACGAGGGCCAGACGCCCGCTGCCGTCTCTGCCAGCATGTCCCGTGCCAGCCGGCCTTGCCTCGACTTCCTGCAGGAGGTTACAC gcCAGCCCAGGACATTGCAGGACATGTGTCGGATAAAGATTCGTCAATGCATAGGCCTTCAAAGCTTAAAGTTCCTGGAGGACTTGCCTATTGCCAAGGTGATGAAGGACTACTTAAAACACAAGTTCGACAACGTCTGA
- the asb7 gene encoding ankyrin repeat and SOCS box protein 7 isoform X2, with translation MLNHHFRRNPDLQEELQIQAAVAAGDVYTVRKMLEQGYSPKIRDANGWTLLHFSAAKGKERCVRVFLEHGADPTVKDFIGGFTALHYAAMHGRARIARLMLESEHRGDIINAKSNDGWTPLHVAAHYGRDSFVRLLLEFHADVDPLSDKGTTPLQLAIIRERSSCVRLLLDHHANIDVQNGFLLRYAVIKGNHAYCRMFLQRGADTNLGRVEDGQTPLHLSALRDDVLCAQLLYSYGADTNTRNYEGQTPAAVSASMSRASRPCLDFLQEVTRQPRTLQDMCRIKIRQCIGLQSLKFLEDLPIAKVMKDYLKHKFDNV, from the exons ATGCTGAACCATCACTTCAGAAGGAACCCGGACCTACAGGAGGAGCTGCAGATCCAGGCGGCGGTGGCAGCTGGAGATGTCTACACCGTGCGCAAGATGCTGGAGCAGGGCTACTCGCCCAAGATCAGGGACGCCAACGGCTGGACTCTGCTGCATTTCTCTGCTGCTAAGGGCAAGGAGCGCTGCGTCCGTGTCTTCCTCGAGCACGGAG CGGACCCAACAGTAAAGGACTTCATTGGCGGTTTCACGGCGCTGCACTACGCCGCCATGCACGGACGCGCTCGCATCGCTCGCCTCATGCTGGAATCGGAGCATCGCGGTGACATCATCAACGCCAAGAGCAACGACGGCTGGACGCCGCTACACGTTGCTGCACACTACGGACGTGACTCGTTTGTGCGCCTGCTCTTAGAGTTCCATGCGGACGTAGACCCGCTGAGCGACAAGGGCACTACCCCACTGCAGCTGGCCATCATCCGAGAGCGCTCGAGCTGCGTGCGGCTGCTGCTCGACCACCACGCCAACATCGACGTGCAGAACGGCTTCCTGCTGCGCTACGCGGTCATCAAGGGCAACCACGCGTACTGCCGCATGTTCCTACAACGCGGCGCAGACACCAACCTCGGACGCGTAGAGGACGGTCAGACACCGCTTCACCTCTCAGCTCTGCGTGACGATGTGCTCTGTGCCCAGCTCCTCTACTCCTATGGTgctgacacaaacacacgcaaTTACGAGGGCCAGACGCCCGCTGCCGTCTCTGCCAGCATGTCCCGTGCCAGCCGGCCTTGCCTCGACTTCCTGCAGGAGGTTACAC gcCAGCCCAGGACATTGCAGGACATGTGTCGGATAAAGATTCGTCAATGCATAGGCCTTCAAAGCTTAAAGTTCCTGGAGGACTTGCCTATTGCCAAGGTGATGAAGGACTACTTAAAACACAAGTTCGACAACGTCTGA